In Streptomyces sclerotialus, one genomic interval encodes:
- a CDS encoding tripartite tricarboxylate transporter TctB family protein, translating to MSTTGTEPSAPPKDSGLRARLRGRSELGVCLILLVLGVLVLTDAVTMDTDITQRGPIGPTTVPIVVGGLLLVVAVLLAVDVLRGGRGEAEGGEDVDLTEPGDWRTVALLAGVFLANAVLIGPLGFPISGALLFWGSAYALGSRNLTRDPLIAAVLSLVTYVVFNNLLGVPLPGGPLMGVL from the coding sequence GTGAGCACCACCGGTACCGAACCCAGCGCGCCCCCGAAGGACAGCGGGCTGCGCGCACGTCTGCGCGGCCGCTCCGAACTGGGCGTCTGCCTCATCCTCCTGGTCCTCGGCGTCCTCGTGCTCACCGACGCGGTCACGATGGACACCGACATCACCCAGCGCGGCCCCATCGGGCCCACCACCGTCCCGATCGTCGTCGGCGGGCTCCTCCTGGTCGTCGCCGTACTCCTCGCGGTCGACGTCCTGCGGGGCGGCCGCGGCGAGGCCGAGGGCGGCGAGGATGTCGACCTCACCGAACCCGGAGACTGGCGCACCGTCGCCCTCCTGGCCGGCGTCTTCCTCGCCAACGCCGTCCTCATCGGACCGCTCGGCTTCCCGATCTCCGGAGCGCTGCTCTTCTGGGGCTCCGCGTACGCGCTGGGCAGCCGCAACCTCACCCGGGACCCGCTCATCGCGGCGGTCCTGTCCCTGGTGACCTACGTCGTGTTCAACAACCTGCTGGGCGTGCCGCTGCCCGGCGGACCGCTCATGGGGGTGCTGTAG
- a CDS encoding Bug family tripartite tricarboxylate transporter substrate binding protein has translation MRARTPLALLGAVLIVLLGPPLLTPGSGTDTGTSIPGLQFMVPNTPGGGYDITARTAAKSVEDAGLNHNVEVFNLPGAGGTVGLTRMVNEHGNGKLAMSMGLGVVGAVHTNHSPSGLGDTTPIARLTEEPNIVVVAKDSKYKTFEQLLADWKKNPRKMPVGGGSSAGGPDHLAPMLMAKAAGITPKSVNYVPFDGGGELLASVLGGKVAFGVSGVGEYLDQIKSGELRLLAVTGPKRVKGLDAPTLKEAGVDTEFTNWRGIVAPPGLTDVEREKLTRLFTELHRSKEWKAALKRNGWSDAFLTGDRFGTFLAAQDRRVDTVLKELGL, from the coding sequence GTGCGTGCGCGCACACCCCTCGCCCTCCTGGGGGCGGTGCTGATCGTCCTCCTCGGGCCGCCCCTGCTCACCCCGGGCAGCGGTACCGACACCGGAACCAGCATTCCGGGCCTGCAGTTCATGGTGCCCAACACGCCGGGCGGCGGTTACGACATCACCGCCCGTACGGCGGCGAAGAGCGTCGAGGACGCCGGGCTCAACCACAACGTCGAGGTCTTCAACCTCCCCGGAGCCGGCGGCACGGTCGGCCTCACCCGCATGGTCAACGAGCACGGCAACGGCAAGCTCGCGATGTCCATGGGCCTCGGCGTCGTCGGCGCCGTCCACACCAACCACTCGCCCTCCGGGCTCGGCGACACCACGCCCATCGCACGGCTCACAGAGGAGCCGAACATCGTGGTCGTCGCCAAGGACTCCAAGTACAAGACCTTCGAACAACTCCTCGCCGACTGGAAGAAGAACCCCCGCAAGATGCCGGTCGGCGGCGGCTCCTCGGCCGGCGGACCCGACCACCTCGCACCGATGCTGATGGCCAAGGCCGCCGGCATCACCCCCAAGTCAGTCAACTACGTGCCCTTCGACGGCGGCGGCGAACTGCTCGCCTCCGTACTGGGCGGCAAGGTCGCCTTCGGGGTCTCCGGCGTCGGCGAGTACCTCGACCAGATCAAGTCCGGCGAGCTGCGCCTCCTGGCCGTCACCGGACCGAAGCGCGTCAAGGGCCTGGACGCGCCCACCCTCAAGGAAGCCGGCGTCGACACCGAGTTCACCAACTGGCGCGGCATCGTGGCGCCCCCAGGGCTCACCGACGTCGAACGCGAGAAGCTCACCCGCCTCTTCACCGAGCTGCACCGCTCCAAGGAGTGGAAAGCCGCGCTCAAGCGCAACGGGTGGAGCGACGCCTTCCTGACCGGCGACAGGTTCGGCACCTTCCTCGCCGCCCAGGACCGGCGCGTCGACACCGTACTGAAGGAGCTGGGGCTGTGA
- a CDS encoding response regulator, which yields MTKVLVVDDDFMVAKLHSHYVNATEGFTVAGVAHTGAEALRAAERLRPDLLLLDVYLPDMDGISVLRRLRALEGGTHADALFITAARDAHVIRDALRAGALHYLIKPFDRASLQEQLRHVAVVRARLERLGEASQEDVDQLFGARPRASRGLPKGLAAHTAELVERTLRQHEDGLSASECAAAGALSRVSARRYLEYFTDTGQAEVSLRYGGTGRPERRYRWIA from the coding sequence ATGACCAAGGTGCTGGTCGTCGATGACGACTTCATGGTGGCCAAGCTGCACAGCCACTACGTGAACGCCACCGAGGGCTTCACGGTGGCCGGCGTGGCACATACGGGTGCCGAGGCGCTGCGCGCCGCTGAGCGGCTCCGTCCCGACCTCCTCCTGCTGGACGTCTACCTGCCGGACATGGACGGCATCAGTGTGCTGCGCAGGCTGCGCGCCCTGGAGGGCGGCACGCACGCCGACGCGCTGTTCATCACCGCGGCTCGCGACGCGCACGTCATACGGGACGCCCTGCGGGCCGGTGCGCTGCACTACCTCATCAAGCCGTTCGACCGTGCCTCCCTCCAGGAGCAGCTGCGGCACGTGGCCGTGGTGCGCGCACGCCTGGAGCGGCTGGGTGAGGCCAGCCAGGAGGACGTGGACCAGCTCTTCGGTGCCCGCCCGCGCGCTTCCAGGGGTCTGCCCAAGGGCCTCGCCGCCCACACGGCGGAGCTGGTCGAACGCACCTTGCGGCAGCACGAGGACGGGCTCTCGGCTTCGGAGTGCGCGGCGGCGGGCGCGTTGTCACGGGTGAGCGCACGCCGCTATCTGGAGTACTTCACGGACACCGGTCAGGCCGAGGTCTCGCTGCGTTACGGAGGCACGGGCCGCCCCGAACGCCGCTACCGGTGGATCGCCTGA
- a CDS encoding lytic polysaccharide monooxygenase, which yields MTARRKAAAFASTTLAPLALTLFAAGPAAAHGSMTDPVSRISACYAEGPESPDSAACKAMVAAGGVQALYDWNGVRDGAAGGRSRTRIPDGKLCSANSEEYKGLDLARADWPASSMAAGAHTFRYKATAPHKGTFELYITKDGYAPGKPLKWSDLEEKPFAKVTDPTLTNGDYVFEGKVPARSGRHLIYSIWQRSDSPEAFYTCSDVVFGKDGGSTGTATGNGAEPRSSAAPAPAATAPTEQQLAAGADKSSMDHMDHGVTNADTHAEKDTHAHEDTDAEAGASADGVRPDGASGKEVRTELAETGGDSSTGPLAIGGAAVLALGASVLFAVARRKAARNGG from the coding sequence ATGACCGCTCGTCGTAAGGCCGCAGCGTTCGCCAGCACCACCCTCGCCCCGCTTGCCCTCACCTTGTTCGCCGCGGGCCCGGCGGCCGCGCACGGCTCGATGACGGACCCGGTGAGCCGGATCTCCGCCTGCTACGCCGAGGGCCCGGAGTCCCCGGACTCGGCGGCCTGCAAGGCGATGGTCGCGGCCGGCGGCGTACAGGCCCTGTACGACTGGAACGGCGTACGGGACGGCGCGGCGGGTGGTCGGTCCCGGACGCGGATACCGGACGGCAAGCTGTGCAGCGCGAACAGCGAGGAGTACAAGGGCCTGGACCTGGCCCGGGCCGACTGGCCGGCCAGCTCGATGGCGGCGGGCGCGCACACCTTCCGGTACAAGGCCACCGCGCCGCACAAGGGCACGTTCGAGCTGTACATCACGAAGGACGGCTACGCCCCCGGCAAGCCGCTGAAGTGGTCGGATCTGGAGGAGAAGCCGTTCGCGAAGGTCACCGACCCCACGCTGACCAACGGCGACTACGTCTTCGAGGGCAAGGTGCCGGCCCGCTCCGGCCGCCACCTGATCTACAGCATCTGGCAGCGTTCGGACAGCCCGGAAGCCTTCTACACCTGCTCGGACGTGGTCTTCGGCAAGGACGGCGGCAGCACGGGCACCGCAACGGGGAACGGTGCGGAGCCGCGTTCCTCCGCCGCGCCGGCGCCTGCCGCCACCGCCCCGACCGAGCAGCAGCTCGCGGCCGGCGCGGACAAGTCGTCGATGGACCACATGGACCACGGGGTGACGAACGCGGACACGCACGCGGAGAAGGACACGCACGCGCACGAGGACACGGACGCGGAGGCGGGCGCGAGTGCGGACGGCGTGCGCCCCGACGGGGCTTCGGGCAAGGAGGTGCGCACGGAGCTCGCGGAGACCGGTGGTGACAGCTCGACCGGACCGCTCGCGATCGGCGGCGCCGCCGTGCTGGCGCTGGGCGCCTCGGTGCTCTTCGCCGTCGCCCGCCGCAAGGCCGCACGGAACGGCGGCTGA
- a CDS encoding esterase/lipase family protein codes for MNTTTHRALPWRRAATALSALALAFGAATAATPTAAAATASDATVSAGWNDYSCKPSAAHPRPVVLVHGTLGNSVDNWLALAPYLVARGYCVFSLDYGQLSGVPLFHGLGPVDKSAEQLSAYVDRVLAATGAAETDLVGHSQGGMMPRYYLKFLGGAAKVNALVGIAPDNHGTDVNGLTRLIDQVPGAKKYLESLAPGLNDQIVGSDFLNRLNEGGDTVPGVRHTVIATKYDEVVTPYKSQFLSGPNVRNVLVQDLCPTDVSGHLGIGLADRVAFHEAANALDPAHATPTTCTSR; via the coding sequence ATGAACACGACCACGCACCGAGCGCTGCCCTGGAGACGTGCGGCCACCGCCCTCTCCGCCCTCGCTCTCGCCTTCGGTGCCGCCACGGCGGCCACCCCCACGGCGGCAGCCGCCACCGCGTCGGACGCCACCGTCTCCGCCGGCTGGAACGACTACTCCTGCAAACCGTCCGCCGCCCATCCCCGGCCCGTCGTCCTCGTCCACGGCACCCTCGGCAACTCCGTGGACAACTGGCTCGCCCTGGCGCCGTACCTGGTCGCCCGCGGCTACTGCGTCTTCTCCCTCGACTACGGGCAACTGTCCGGCGTCCCCCTCTTCCACGGCCTGGGCCCGGTCGACAAGTCGGCCGAGCAGCTCTCCGCGTACGTCGACCGGGTGCTGGCCGCGACGGGAGCGGCGGAGACGGACCTCGTGGGCCACTCACAGGGCGGCATGATGCCGCGCTACTACCTCAAGTTCCTCGGCGGCGCCGCGAAGGTGAACGCCCTGGTCGGCATCGCGCCCGACAACCACGGCACCGACGTGAACGGGCTGACCCGCCTCATCGACCAGGTCCCCGGCGCCAAGAAGTACCTCGAGTCGCTCGCGCCGGGCCTCAACGACCAGATCGTGGGGTCGGACTTCCTCAACCGCCTCAACGAGGGCGGCGACACCGTGCCCGGCGTGCGCCACACGGTCATCGCGACCAAGTACGACGAGGTCGTCACGCCGTACAAGAGCCAGTTCCTGAGCGGACCGAACGTGCGGAACGTCCTGGTCCAGGACCTCTGCCCGACCGACGTCTCCGGGCACCTCGGCATCGGCCTGGCCGACCGGGTGGCTTTCCACGAGGCGGCCAACGCCCTGGACCCGGCCCACGCCACGCCCACCACCTGCACGTCGCGCTGA
- a CDS encoding pyridoxamine 5'-phosphate oxidase family protein: MSTASAEKTEPADRDLPWAGLAEVTSAAELRDLVGKPNDRAARKVRPALHALDRQWLANSPFCLLATADAEGRCDVSPKGDPAGFTLVLDDTTIVIPDRPGNKRVDGFLNVLANPHVGLEYIVPGRGDTLRINGRARLLRDAPFFDDLAVKGHRPALALLVEIEEVFHHCAKAFLRSGMWQPETWQPEALPSRARISKTLEAPDLPLEALEAHYGPRYADRLYG; encoded by the coding sequence ATGAGCACAGCATCAGCGGAGAAGACGGAACCGGCGGACCGAGACCTGCCGTGGGCGGGCCTGGCAGAGGTCACCTCCGCGGCCGAGCTGCGGGACCTGGTCGGCAAACCGAACGACCGCGCCGCCCGCAAGGTCCGTCCCGCGCTGCACGCACTGGACCGGCAGTGGCTGGCCAACTCCCCGTTCTGCCTGCTCGCCACGGCCGACGCGGAGGGCCGGTGCGACGTCTCACCCAAGGGCGACCCCGCGGGCTTCACGCTCGTACTGGACGACACCACGATCGTCATCCCCGACCGCCCCGGCAACAAGCGCGTGGACGGCTTCCTCAACGTCCTGGCCAACCCCCACGTGGGACTGGAGTACATCGTCCCCGGCCGCGGCGACACCCTCCGCATCAACGGACGCGCCCGGCTGCTGCGCGACGCCCCCTTCTTCGACGACCTGGCCGTCAAGGGCCACCGCCCGGCGCTCGCACTGCTCGTGGAGATCGAAGAGGTCTTCCACCACTGCGCCAAGGCCTTCCTGCGATCCGGCATGTGGCAACCGGAGACCTGGCAACCCGAAGCCCTTCCGTCCCGGGCCCGCATATCCAAGACCCTGGAGGCCCCGGACCTCCCGCTCGAAGCCCTGGAGGCCCACTACGGCCCGCGGTACGCCGACCGTCTGTACGGCTGA
- a CDS encoding DinB/UmuC family translesion DNA polymerase, which yields MTTYRHLPPSPPSAAAGAALYVRFRPAVPAVPAAPASPVAPASPAAPAPSDASAEPDTSSHSGSRSVPRGGKAPVSPLGEETYERLIALLGEFTPVVEALPPDAALADVRGAQRYFGRDAAGIAELLRLRALAWYDVECTIGIAGNPLLARMAAQDAAPGEVRVVPGDPEGVADFLDRRPAAALHGIGPAAARALCSYGLDSVGRIAAAPPATLQRILGAKAGRRVYERARGIDPTPVTPNAPARSMAAEHRFAHDELDEARRRRALLSLADELGSRMRSSGQVAGALTLTVRYADRTTTTRTRRLAEPTAHGPALTEVAYALHAALGLQRARVRAVALRAEDLCRAERASRQLTFDPADDKARRIEAAVDRARMRFGPHAARPAAASAAPARAGGRESYGQPYRRSAYRGP from the coding sequence ATGACCACCTACCGACACCTCCCTCCCTCGCCCCCTTCCGCGGCGGCCGGCGCCGCGCTGTACGTACGCTTCCGCCCAGCAGTCCCAGCAGTCCCAGCAGCCCCGGCCTCACCGGTTGCTCCGGCGTCTCCGGCAGCTCCGGCCCCCTCGGACGCCTCGGCCGAACCGGACACCTCCTCCCACAGCGGGTCCCGCAGCGTCCCCCGCGGCGGAAAGGCGCCCGTCTCCCCACTCGGAGAGGAGACGTACGAGCGACTGATCGCGTTGTTGGGAGAGTTCACCCCCGTGGTCGAGGCGCTGCCGCCGGATGCCGCGCTCGCCGACGTCCGGGGTGCGCAGCGGTACTTCGGCCGGGACGCCGCCGGCATCGCCGAACTGCTCCGGCTGCGCGCCCTGGCCTGGTACGACGTCGAATGCACCATCGGCATCGCCGGTAACCCCCTGCTCGCCCGGATGGCTGCCCAGGACGCGGCGCCCGGGGAGGTCCGCGTCGTCCCCGGTGACCCCGAGGGCGTCGCGGACTTCCTCGACCGCAGGCCCGCCGCCGCCCTGCACGGCATCGGCCCCGCAGCGGCCCGTGCCCTGTGCTCGTACGGGCTCGACAGCGTCGGGCGGATCGCCGCGGCGCCGCCCGCCACCCTGCAGCGCATCCTCGGCGCGAAGGCCGGCCGCCGGGTGTACGAGCGGGCCCGTGGCATCGATCCGACTCCGGTCACCCCGAACGCCCCGGCCCGCTCGATGGCCGCCGAGCACCGCTTCGCCCACGACGAGCTGGACGAGGCGCGGCGCCGCAGGGCGCTGCTCTCGCTCGCGGACGAACTCGGTTCCCGGATGCGCAGTAGTGGTCAGGTGGCAGGCGCGCTCACGCTCACCGTCCGCTACGCCGACCGCACCACCACGACCCGCACCCGGCGGCTGGCCGAACCGACCGCGCACGGGCCCGCGCTGACCGAGGTCGCGTACGCGCTGCACGCCGCGCTCGGTCTGCAACGCGCGCGCGTACGAGCAGTGGCGCTGCGGGCCGAGGACCTCTGCCGGGCCGAACGCGCCTCCCGTCAGCTGACGTTCGACCCGGCGGACGACAAGGCCCGCCGCATCGAAGCCGCCGTCGACCGCGCCCGCATGCGCTTCGGTCCGCATGCCGCCCGTCCCGCCGCGGCGTCGGCCGCTCCCGCCCGGGCCGGTGGCCGTGAGTCCTACGGTCAGCCGTACAGACGGTCGGCGTACCGCGGGCCGTAG
- a CDS encoding DNA polymerase III subunit alpha — protein sequence MSRFTHLHTASGFSVRYGASHPERLAEQAAERGMDALALTDRDSLSGAVRFAKAAAEAGIRPLFGTELAIAEPQPDPTPTARRRTPVRGGAFIDESAARAVFLARDGARGWATLCRLVSAAHATDRERPLLPWEALTGGNGTPAGTGDDVREAAARLGDPTDGVFVLLGPESEVGRALAAGRPDRAARLLAPWRELYGDALRLEIVHHGRTGTGPGSLRLAARTLGFAVDHGVRAVLSNAVRYADPGQGPVADVLDSARRLVPIDRHRPEARDSGERWLKDADTMARTAERIAEAAGHRRDTAHRLLAMTEETAGECLVDPQDDIGLGTVHFPEPRLVGAEHRTASRVLSSRCAAGMVRRGYDRGPAARTYWERLHRELDIIDHHGFASYFLTVAQVVEDTRRLGIRVTARGSGAGSLVNHLLGIAHADPVEHGLLMERFLSKRRAVLPDIDIDVESARRLEVYHAIFDRFGAERVAAVAMPETYRVRHAVRDVGAALGMDPAEVDRIAKAFPHIRARDARAALEELPELRDLRDNPPPAPFWDLVEGLDALPRGTAMHPCGVLLSDATLTGRTPVVPTGGEGFPMSQFDKEDVEDLGLLKLDVLGVRMQSAMAHATAEVGRVTGQPAPDLDDPAQVPPGDPATYGLIRSTETLGCFQIESPGQRDLIGRLQPATFHDLVVDISLFRPGPVAADMVRPFIESRHGRRPVRYPHPDLAEALRETYGVVVFHEQVMRIIDRMTGCGLDEADRVRRGLSDPESQGRIRVWFAEQAARHGYSGEDIARTWEIVESFGSYGFCKAHAVAFAVPTYQSAWLKAHHPAAFYAGLLTHDPGMYPKRLLLADARRRGVPILPLDVNRSDVAYRIELVSGGNGAKAGSKDAVGPRDTVGFKDAAGRKDAVGSKVAPTGPEGTAGSKASAGAKASAGYKASAGSKASMGSKASAGAKASAGSKASMGSKASAGSSSAVWGLRLALSEVHGISEAEAERIAAGRPYSSLQDLWRRAHPGRPVLERLARVGALDSFGANRRDLLLHIAELHRQQRGAPADTQLPLSAAASAPAGLPDLSDAERLSAELGVLGMDTSRHLMGDHGQFLNELGVLPAKRLREARHGDTVLVAGAKAATQTPPIRSGRRVIFTTLDDSTGLVDCAFFDDSHEACAHTVFHSWLLLVRGTVQRRGPRSLSVVGTAVWNLAELAELRERGGLRAVTAHLASHPSLPPGPAPTPHPHPHPHPLHPHLRLHLRLPVHPHPGGCRELRRCGESGCARHRSPPQPQRLRRPRAVRRRGAGRRPRPGRHPGLRP from the coding sequence ATGTCCCGGTTCACGCACCTGCACACCGCATCGGGATTCTCCGTGCGGTACGGCGCCTCGCACCCGGAACGGCTCGCCGAGCAGGCCGCCGAACGCGGCATGGACGCCCTCGCCCTCACCGACCGGGACTCCCTCTCCGGCGCCGTACGCTTCGCCAAGGCCGCCGCCGAAGCCGGCATCCGCCCACTGTTCGGCACCGAGCTGGCGATCGCCGAACCCCAGCCGGACCCCACCCCCACCGCACGCCGCCGCACCCCCGTACGCGGCGGAGCCTTCATCGACGAATCCGCCGCCCGCGCCGTCTTCCTCGCCCGCGACGGCGCCCGCGGCTGGGCCACCCTCTGCCGGCTGGTCTCCGCCGCACACGCCACCGACCGCGAACGCCCCCTCCTCCCCTGGGAAGCCCTGACCGGCGGCAACGGCACCCCCGCCGGCACCGGCGACGACGTACGCGAAGCAGCGGCCCGCCTCGGCGACCCCACGGACGGCGTCTTCGTCCTCCTCGGACCCGAATCCGAAGTCGGCCGCGCGCTGGCCGCGGGCCGCCCCGACCGCGCCGCCCGCCTCCTCGCCCCCTGGCGCGAGCTCTACGGCGACGCACTGCGCCTCGAAATCGTCCACCACGGCCGCACCGGCACCGGCCCCGGCTCCCTCCGGCTCGCAGCCCGCACCCTCGGCTTCGCCGTCGACCACGGCGTACGCGCCGTCCTCAGCAACGCCGTCCGCTACGCCGACCCCGGCCAGGGCCCCGTCGCCGACGTCCTCGACTCCGCCCGCCGCCTGGTGCCCATCGACCGCCACCGCCCCGAAGCCCGCGACAGCGGCGAACGCTGGCTCAAGGACGCCGACACCATGGCCCGCACCGCCGAACGCATCGCCGAAGCCGCAGGTCACCGCCGCGACACCGCCCACCGGCTGCTCGCCATGACCGAGGAGACGGCGGGGGAATGCCTGGTCGACCCCCAGGACGACATCGGCCTCGGCACCGTCCACTTCCCCGAACCCCGGCTCGTCGGCGCTGAGCACCGCACGGCCTCCCGCGTACTCAGCTCACGCTGCGCCGCCGGAATGGTCCGCCGCGGCTACGACCGCGGCCCGGCGGCCCGTACGTACTGGGAACGCCTCCACCGTGAGCTGGACATCATCGACCACCACGGCTTCGCGTCGTACTTCCTCACCGTCGCCCAGGTCGTCGAGGACACCCGGCGCCTCGGCATCCGCGTCACCGCACGCGGCTCCGGCGCCGGCTCCCTCGTCAACCACCTGCTCGGCATCGCCCACGCCGACCCCGTCGAGCACGGCCTGCTGATGGAACGCTTCCTCTCCAAGCGCCGCGCCGTCCTCCCCGACATCGACATCGACGTGGAGTCAGCGCGCCGCCTGGAGGTCTACCACGCGATCTTCGACCGCTTCGGCGCCGAACGCGTCGCCGCCGTCGCCATGCCCGAGACCTACCGCGTACGGCACGCCGTACGCGACGTCGGCGCGGCCCTCGGCATGGACCCGGCCGAGGTGGACCGGATCGCCAAGGCCTTCCCGCACATCCGGGCGCGGGACGCGCGGGCGGCACTGGAAGAACTGCCCGAGCTGCGCGACCTGCGGGACAACCCGCCGCCCGCGCCGTTCTGGGACCTGGTGGAAGGGCTGGACGCACTGCCCCGCGGTACCGCCATGCACCCCTGCGGCGTACTCCTCTCCGACGCCACGCTCACCGGGCGCACCCCCGTGGTGCCCACCGGCGGTGAGGGCTTCCCCATGTCCCAGTTCGACAAGGAGGACGTGGAGGACCTCGGCCTGCTCAAACTCGACGTGCTCGGCGTACGGATGCAGTCCGCGATGGCGCACGCCACCGCCGAGGTCGGCCGCGTCACCGGACAGCCGGCGCCCGACCTCGACGACCCGGCGCAGGTACCACCCGGCGACCCCGCCACGTACGGCCTGATCCGCTCCACCGAGACCCTCGGCTGCTTCCAGATCGAGTCCCCGGGCCAGCGCGACCTGATCGGCCGGCTCCAGCCCGCCACCTTCCACGACCTGGTCGTGGACATCTCCCTCTTCCGCCCGGGGCCGGTCGCCGCCGACATGGTCCGGCCCTTCATCGAATCCCGGCACGGCCGCCGACCCGTCCGCTACCCCCACCCCGACCTGGCGGAAGCCCTGCGCGAGACGTACGGAGTCGTGGTCTTCCACGAACAGGTCATGCGCATCATCGACCGCATGACCGGCTGCGGCCTGGACGAGGCGGACCGGGTACGCCGCGGCCTGTCCGACCCCGAGTCGCAGGGCCGCATCCGCGTCTGGTTCGCGGAACAGGCCGCACGGCACGGCTACTCCGGCGAGGACATCGCCCGCACCTGGGAGATCGTCGAATCGTTCGGCTCGTACGGCTTCTGCAAGGCGCACGCGGTGGCCTTCGCCGTACCGACCTACCAGTCCGCCTGGCTCAAGGCCCACCACCCGGCCGCCTTCTACGCCGGGCTGCTCACCCACGATCCCGGCATGTACCCCAAGCGCCTCCTCCTCGCCGACGCCCGCCGCCGCGGCGTCCCGATCCTCCCCTTGGACGTGAACCGGTCCGATGTCGCCTATCGAATCGAACTGGTGTCTGGGGGTAATGGTGCGAAAGCGGGGTCTAAGGACGCTGTGGGGCCTAGGGACACCGTGGGGTTCAAGGACGCTGCGGGGCGTAAGGACGCTGTGGGGTCCAAGGTGGCACCTACGGGGCCCGAGGGCACTGCGGGATCCAAGGCCTCTGCGGGGGCCAAGGCTTCTGCGGGGTACAAGGCTTCTGCGGGGTCCAAGGCCTCTATGGGGTCCAAGGCTTCTGCGGGGGCCAAGGCCTCTGCGGGGTCCAAGGCCTCTATGGGATCCAAGGCTTCTGCGGGGTCCTCTTCCGCCGTGTGGGGGCTGCGGCTCGCGCTCTCCGAAGTGCACGGCATCAGCGAAGCGGAGGCCGAACGCATAGCCGCCGGCCGCCCCTACTCCTCGCTCCAGGACCTCTGGCGCCGCGCCCACCCCGGCCGCCCGGTACTCGAACGCCTCGCCAGGGTCGGCGCGCTGGACTCCTTCGGCGCCAACCGCCGCGACCTGCTGCTGCACATCGCCGAACTCCACCGCCAGCAGCGGGGCGCACCGGCCGACACCCAACTCCCGCTGTCCGCCGCGGCATCGGCCCCGGCCGGGTTGCCGGACCTGAGCGACGCCGAGCGGCTCAGCGCCGAACTGGGCGTACTCGGCATGGACACCTCCCGGCACCTGATGGGGGACCACGGGCAGTTCCTGAACGAACTGGGCGTACTCCCCGCCAAGCGGCTGCGCGAGGCCCGGCACGGCGACACGGTCCTGGTCGCCGGGGCCAAGGCGGCCACCCAGACGCCGCCGATCCGTTCCGGGCGGCGGGTCATCTTCACCACCCTCGACGACAGCACGGGCCTGGTCGACTGCGCCTTCTTCGACGACAGCCACGAGGCGTGCGCCCACACCGTCTTCCACTCCTGGCTGCTCCTGGTACGCGGCACGGTCCAGCGTCGCGGCCCGCGCAGCCTCAGCGTGGTCGGTACGGCGGTCTGGAACCTCGCGGAACTGGCGGAACTCCGGGAGCGGGGCGGGCTTCGGGCGGTCACGGCTCACCTTGCCTCCCACCCTTCCCTCCCCCCGGGCCCCGCCCCCACCCCCCACCCCCACCCCCACCCCCACCCCCTCCACCCCCACCTCCGCCTCCACCTCCGCCTCCCCGTCCACCCCCACCCCGGCGGCTGCCGCGAGCTCCGCCGCTGCGGGGAATCCGGGTGCGCGCGTCACCGGTCACCCCCACAGCCGCAGCGGCTCCGCCGACCGCGAGCTGTACGCCGCCGCGGAGCCGGGCGCCGGCCTCGCCCTGGGCGCCACCCCGGGCTCCGGCCCTAG